In a single window of the Cucumis melo cultivar AY chromosome 11, USDA_Cmelo_AY_1.0, whole genome shotgun sequence genome:
- the LOC103490500 gene encoding reticulon-like protein B17 has translation MDLTPPSHRSDPRSRPKSSSRLAVEADQTPHFSVDAISSPRRKTPSPSIQDLLFLSPSTVGKSRSRLVDRFEMNDEVPEPAVSRRRCRNRGPQLGLMGCSSPRSIRRSRRRSEVEIREERDLCLAEEFVKARKRKQSGRSKKEKLSLVPVPSTPSSSTPKLDNDENGSFDRIGQLITDLIMWKDAAKSSLWFGLGSLFFFSTCFTRGVSFSIFSAISQLGLLFLGLAFVSNSICQRNNVEKKHKDFKLKEDDIKHLVKLVLPAANFAILKIRELFCGEAEMTLKVAPFLILGAEYGHLITLRRLCAIGFFSSFSVPKLYSCYQIQINSKVDAVKQWLFEAWEACSHKKVVIGSAATVFWNFSSLKTRIFTAFIVLVIVRYCRQFIVSSEPEIVEVQEDERQALVVVESKEEDDQKQVQVVAEPHC, from the exons ATGGATCTCACTCCTCCATCTCACCGATCCGACCCTCGATCTCGCCCAAAATCATCCTCACGCCTCGCCGTTGAAGCCGACCAAACACCCCATTTCTCAGTCGACGCCATTTCTTCCCCGCGAAGGAAAACCCCTTCTCCTTCCATCCAGGACCTCTTGTTTCTTTCCCCTTCCACTGTCGGGAAATCCAGGTCCCGTCTCGTGGATCGCTTCGAAATGAACGACGAAGTTCCGGAGCCCGCCGTCTCACGGAGAAGGTGTAGAAACCGTGGCCCCCAATTGGGTCTTATGGGTTGTTCTTCTCCGAGGAGTATTAGAAGGTCAAGAAGACGATCTGAGGTGGAGattagagaagagagagatttGTGTTTAGCGGAAGAATTTGTGAAGGCTAGAAAGAGGAAACAGAGCGGGAGGTCGAAGAAGGAGAAGCTCAGTTTGGTTCCAGTTCCATCGACGCCTTCGAGTTCAACTCCAA AACTTGATAATGATGAGAATGGTAGTTTTGATCGAATTGGGCAGCTGATAACTGATCTGATCATGTGGAAAGATGCGGCTAAGTCAAGCCTTTGGTTTGGACTTGGctctttgtttttcttctccACTTGCTTCACTCGAGGAGTTAGCTTTAG CATTTTCTCAGCAATTTCCCAGCTTGGACTTCTGTTTTTGGGTCTTGCGTTTGTCTCCAATTCAATTTGTCAAAG GAACAATGTGGAAAAGAAACATAAAGACTTCAAGCTTAAAGAAGATGACATAAAACACTTGGTGAAACTGGTTCTTCCGGCTGCAAATTTCGCCATTTTGAAGATTAGGGAGCTTTTCTGTGGAGAGGCAGAGATGACCTTGAAA GTAGCTCCATTTCTCATTTTAGGAGCTGAATATGGACATCTTATTACTCTTAGAAGACTCTGTGCAATTG GGTTCTTTAGCAGTTTCTCTGTGCCAAAGCTGTATTCATGTTACCAGATTCAGATAAACAGCAAAG TGGATGCCGTGAAACAATGGTTGTTTGAAGCATGGGAAGCTTGCTCACATAAGAAGGTCGTGATAGGATCAGCAGCCACTGTGTTTTGGAACTTTTCTTCCCTAAAGACCCGAATTTTCACAG CTTTCATTGTTCTAGTCATAGTTCGATACTGCCGCCAATTTATAGTGTCGTCAGAACCGGAAATTGTAGAAGTACAAGAGGATGAGAGGCAGGCATTGGTTGTGGTAGAAAGCAAGGAGGAGGATGATCAGAAGCAAGTCCAAGTGGTGGCGGAACCCCATTGTTAG
- the LOC103490499 gene encoding shaggy-related protein kinase zeta isoform X2, whose translation MSAAVIEGNDAVTGHIISTTIGGKNGEPKQTISYMAERVVGSGSFGIVFQAKCLETGETVAIKKVLQDKRYKNRELQLMRLMDHPNVVSLKHCFFSTTSKDELFLNLVMEYVPQNMYHVLKHYNSMNQRMPLIYVKLYTYQIFRGLAYIHSVPGVCHRDVKPQNLLVDTLTHQVKICDFGSAKVLIKGEANISYICSRYYRAPELIFGATEYTTSIDIWSAGCVLAELLLGQPLFPGENAVDQLVEIIKVLGTPTREEIRCMNPNYTDFRFPQIKAHPWHKVFHKRMPPEAIDLASRLLQYSPSLRCTALEACAHPFFDELREANVRLPNNRPLPPLFNFKQELAGASPELISRLLPEYVRRQIGLGLQHQQAST comes from the exons ATGTCAGCTGCAGTGATTGAAGGGAATGATGCAGTAACTGGTCATATCATTTCCACTACAATCGGTGGCAAAAATGGTGAACCAAAACAG ACAATCAGTTACATGGCTGAGCGTGTGGTGGGTAGTGGCTCATTTGGAATTGTATTCCAG GCAAAATGCTTGGAAACAGGAGAAACGGTCGCCATTAAGAAGGTTTTACAGGATAAACGTTATAAAAACAGGGAGCTGCAACTAATGCGTCTGATGGATCACCCAAATGTGGTTTCTCTAAAGCATTGCTTCTTCTCGACAACTAGTAAAGATGAGCTTTTCTTGAATTTGGTTATGGAATACGTTCCTCAGAATATGTATCATGTTCTTAAGCACTACAACAGCATGAATCAGAGGATGCCACTCATCTACGTGAAACTGTACACATATCAA ATCTTTAGGGGCCTTGCATATATTCATTCGGTTCCTGGGGTCTGCCATAGGGATGTGAAGCCTCAAAATCTTTTG GTCGATACTCTAACTCATCAGGTTAAGATTTGCGACTTTGGAAGTGCGAAAGTACTG ATTAAGGGTGAAGcaaatatatcatatatatgcTCACGTTATTATCGAGCTCCAGAACTCATATTTGGTGCAACAGAATACACAACCTCAATTGATATTTGGTCGGCCGGTTGTGTCCTTGCTGAACTTCTTCTGGGCCAG CCGTTGTTTCCTGGAGAAAATGCGGTGGACCAACTTGTGGAGATAATCAAG GTTCTTGGTACTCCAACTCGGGAAGAAATTCGATGTATGAATCCAAATTACACGGACTTCAGGTTCCCTCAGATTAAAGCCCATCCATGGCACAAG GTTTTTCACAAGCGAATGCCTCCTGAAGCTATTGATCTTGCTTCACGTCTGCTTCAATATTCTCCAAGTCTTCGTTGCACAGCT CTAGAAGCATGTGCTCATCCTTTCTTTGATGAGCTACGGGAGGCCAATGTCCGCCTCCCTAACAACCGTCCATTGCCCCCTCTGTTCAACTTTAAGCAAGAA TTAGCTGGAGCATCCCCTGAACTGATCAGCAGGCTGCTACCAGAGTATGTGCGAAGACAGATTGGTCTTGGTCTTCAACATCAGCAGGCAAGTACATAA
- the LOC103490501 gene encoding probable aminotransferase TAT2: MEINSDHHWNFHGDEHLNKFSISVRGFLNLVSSHRNTDDPRPIIAFGRADPSAYPAFHTSPLFVESLVSAVQSFKFNSYPSTHGVLSARRALAEYYSNSLPYQLSPDEVFLTVGCTQAIEIVISVLARPNANILLPRPSYPHYQTRAVFGHLEVRNFDLLPDKGWEVDLEAVKALADSNTVAIVIINPNNPCGSVYTYQHLKEIAETARKLGIFVIADEVYAHMAFGHKPFVPMGVFGSIAPVLTLGSLSKKWSVPGWRLGWILVTDPNGILEKNGIIENIKNYLDITPDPPTCIQGAIPQILAKTSDEFVSGLLDLLRTNADILYEKINEIPCLTCPNKPEGSMLAMVKLNLEQLEGIKNEMDFCIKLMKEESVLILPGLAVGMKNWLRFSFGMERSSIEDGVARLKAFYKRHAKASNHIA; encoded by the exons ATGGAGATCAACTCTGACCACCACTGGAACTTCCACGGCGATGAACACCTCAACAAATTCTCCATTTCAGTCCGTGGTTTTCTTAATCTCGTCTCTAGCCATCGCAATACTGATGATCCTCGCCCGATTATTGCTTTTGGCCGTGCCGACCCTTCGGCTTACCCTGCCTTTCACACCTCTCCGTTATTCGTTGAATCCCTTGTTAGTGCCGTCCAATCCTTTAAATTCAACTCTTATCCTTCCACGCATGGCGTTCTTTCTGCCAGGAG GGCATTGGCAGAATATTATTCCAACAGTCTCCCATACCAGTTATCCCCTGATGAAGTCTTTCTCACTGTTGGTTGCACACAAGCCATTGAAATCGTAATATCTGTGCTAGCTCGACCCAATGCCAACATCTTGCTCCCTAGACCATCTTATCCGCACTACCAAACTCGAGCAGTGTTTGGACACCTTGAAGTTCGGAATTTTGATCTCTTACCAGACAAAGGTTGGGAGGTTGACCTTGAAGCTGTGAAAGCTCTTGCAGATAGCAACACTGTTGCTATTGTTATTATCAATCCCAACAACCCCTGTGGCAGCGTGTATACGTACCAGCATTTGAAAGAG ATTGCAGAAACTGCGAGGAAACTTGGGATTTTTGTAATAGCTGATGAAGTTTATGCGCATATGGCTTTTGGCCACAAGCCCTTTGTGCCAATGGGAGTGTTTGGATCCATTGCTCCAGTGCTAACCCTTGGATCTCTATCTAAGAAATGGTCTGTTCCAGGATGGAGATTGGGTTGGATTTTAGTCACTGATCCAAATGGCATCCTTGAAAAAAATGGG ATTATAGAGAACATTAAGAACTATCTGGACATTACACCCGATCCCCCAACCTGCATTCAG GGTGCAATCCCACAAATTCTTGCAAAAACAAGCGATGAATTTGTTTCAGGTCTTCTTGATTTACTGAGAACAAATGCAGATATTTTGTATGAGAAGATCAATGAGATTCCTTGTTTGACTTGCCCAAACAAACCAGAAGGATCAATGCTTGCAATG GTCAAGCTGAATCTAGAACAACTTGAAGGCATAAAGAATGAGATGGACTTCTGCATCAAGCTGATGAAGGAAGAATCTGTGCTCATTCTCCCTG GTCTTGCTGTTGGGATGAAGAATTGGCTGCGATTTAGCTTCGGAATGGAGCGTAGTTCCATTGAAGATGGTGTGGCAAGGTTGAAAGCCTTCTACAAAAGGCATGCTAAAGCCAGCAACCATATTGCCTGA
- the LOC103490499 gene encoding shaggy-related protein kinase eta isoform X1, producing the protein MASLPLGPRHQPPPQPQSQPQVQLLQHPQPENDRLNLNSHRTSAMDTDKEMSAAVIEGNDAVTGHIISTTIGGKNGEPKQTISYMAERVVGSGSFGIVFQAKCLETGETVAIKKVLQDKRYKNRELQLMRLMDHPNVVSLKHCFFSTTSKDELFLNLVMEYVPQNMYHVLKHYNSMNQRMPLIYVKLYTYQIFRGLAYIHSVPGVCHRDVKPQNLLVDTLTHQVKICDFGSAKVLIKGEANISYICSRYYRAPELIFGATEYTTSIDIWSAGCVLAELLLGQPLFPGENAVDQLVEIIKVLGTPTREEIRCMNPNYTDFRFPQIKAHPWHKVFHKRMPPEAIDLASRLLQYSPSLRCTALEACAHPFFDELREANVRLPNNRPLPPLFNFKQELAGASPELISRLLPEYVRRQIGLGLQHQQAST; encoded by the exons ATGGCCTCCTTGCCATTAGGGCCTCGCCATCAACCTCCACCACAGCCACAGTCACAGCCACAAGTACAGCTGCTTCAACACCCTCAACCTGAAAATGACCGTCTAAATCTCAACTCTCACCGTACCTCAGCAATGGACACCGATAAG GAAATGTCAGCTGCAGTGATTGAAGGGAATGATGCAGTAACTGGTCATATCATTTCCACTACAATCGGTGGCAAAAATGGTGAACCAAAACAG ACAATCAGTTACATGGCTGAGCGTGTGGTGGGTAGTGGCTCATTTGGAATTGTATTCCAG GCAAAATGCTTGGAAACAGGAGAAACGGTCGCCATTAAGAAGGTTTTACAGGATAAACGTTATAAAAACAGGGAGCTGCAACTAATGCGTCTGATGGATCACCCAAATGTGGTTTCTCTAAAGCATTGCTTCTTCTCGACAACTAGTAAAGATGAGCTTTTCTTGAATTTGGTTATGGAATACGTTCCTCAGAATATGTATCATGTTCTTAAGCACTACAACAGCATGAATCAGAGGATGCCACTCATCTACGTGAAACTGTACACATATCAA ATCTTTAGGGGCCTTGCATATATTCATTCGGTTCCTGGGGTCTGCCATAGGGATGTGAAGCCTCAAAATCTTTTG GTCGATACTCTAACTCATCAGGTTAAGATTTGCGACTTTGGAAGTGCGAAAGTACTG ATTAAGGGTGAAGcaaatatatcatatatatgcTCACGTTATTATCGAGCTCCAGAACTCATATTTGGTGCAACAGAATACACAACCTCAATTGATATTTGGTCGGCCGGTTGTGTCCTTGCTGAACTTCTTCTGGGCCAG CCGTTGTTTCCTGGAGAAAATGCGGTGGACCAACTTGTGGAGATAATCAAG GTTCTTGGTACTCCAACTCGGGAAGAAATTCGATGTATGAATCCAAATTACACGGACTTCAGGTTCCCTCAGATTAAAGCCCATCCATGGCACAAG GTTTTTCACAAGCGAATGCCTCCTGAAGCTATTGATCTTGCTTCACGTCTGCTTCAATATTCTCCAAGTCTTCGTTGCACAGCT CTAGAAGCATGTGCTCATCCTTTCTTTGATGAGCTACGGGAGGCCAATGTCCGCCTCCCTAACAACCGTCCATTGCCCCCTCTGTTCAACTTTAAGCAAGAA TTAGCTGGAGCATCCCCTGAACTGATCAGCAGGCTGCTACCAGAGTATGTGCGAAGACAGATTGGTCTTGGTCTTCAACATCAGCAGGCAAGTACATAA
- the LOC103490498 gene encoding multiprotein-bridging factor 1b yields the protein MAGIGPLSQDWEPVVIRKKAPNAAAKKDEKAVNAARRAGAEIETIKKSAAGSNKSASSSTSLNTRKLDEETENLSHDRVPTELKKAIMHARTEKKLTQSQLAQLINEKPQVIQEYESGKAIPNQQIITKLERALGAKLRGKK from the exons ATGGCTGGGATCGGACCACTTTCACAGGACTGGGAACCGGTTGTCATCAGGAAGAAGGCCCCCAACGCCGCCGCAAAGAAGGATGAGAAAGCTGTTAATGCTGCACGCCGAGCCGGGGCGGAGATTGAAACCATAAAGAAAT CTGCTGCTGGGTCAAACAAATCTGCCTCTAGCAGTACTAGTTTGAATACTAGGAAGCTTGACGAAGAGACTGAGAACCTTTCTC atgATCGTGTCCCAACTGAGCTGAAGAAAGCAATTATGCATGCTCGAACAGAGAAGAAGCTTACTCAGTCTCAACTTGCTCAA CTTATTAATGAGAAGCCTCAAGTTATCCAGGAGTACGAATCTGGAAAAGCTATTCCGAATCAACAAATAATAACCAAACTTGAGAGAGCTCTTGGAGCAAAACTGCGTGGGAAGAAATAA